One Candidatus Nitronauta litoralis genomic window, GCGGTTGAGCCCAAGGAAACACCGGGCGGGGTTGAAATTGTTCAATCCAAGTTTCATCAAGGACGTGTCAAAATTATGTTCAAGCGTTCTTTGTCCACTGAAAACCCGAACAAAACTGATGTTCAGTTTCCGATAGCAAATTATGTACCGGTTTCTTTCATGCAGTGGTCTGGTTTTGACAAAGAGCATGATGAGCATATGGCCATCTCCACCTGGGTTTACACCATTCTGGAGCCGGCATTGCCAGCATCTTTGAACTACATGCCACCTATCATGGCAATTGCCTTCTTTGGTTTTCAGCTCTGGCTTGTTCGCATGACCAAGCGAACCAGAGATATGGTTAAAGATGGCACCTGGAAGTAAAATGAAATGACCTTAAAGGTCATAGCATATAGAAAGGCCCACCTGAAAAGGTGGGCCTTTTTTTATTTTTATTTAACTGCCAAAGTCACGCAAGGTTTTGGGTTTTAGCAGTGAAGCAAAGGGAGGCCCTCCAACTTTTAAAAGGGTTGGCGCTATTCCTGAATATTGGGAGCCGGAGTGGACAAAAAAAAGCCCGCCCTGATTGGGCAGGCTTTTAATTATTTTAAAGGGTAGGAACGTCCCTGACTTATGTTGGCATTTTAAACCTTAATTGCTGATTTGTTCCAAATCCATATTCCCCTCATATATTTCCCGGAGGGCCAACTGGTAATACCGTTTAGGAGAATCTATTTCAATATCGTCACCTTCAATGACAGGCTGGGCACCCTTTTCCAATTGGTGAATCCTCTGGGATACCAGAATACAAAGGAGGTAACGGCTTTTGACGACGTCCAGTGCTTTCTTTTCCAGTTCAAGAATTTCCTGCATGAGCTTCCTTTTTTGCAAATTGTTAAAGAATGATTCTAGCCTTGTTTTTCCTGTACGTCAATAAACCAGGTGAATGTTATTTGTTCGTTTTTAGCACCCTTTGCATAACATCCAGGGCCCTTGAAATCAATTCGGGGGTTATTTGGCGATGAGTCACAGCACGAAAGACGAAGGGTTCGATTTCAAGGATCAGGATACCGTTCTCTTTCAAAAGCCCCACAAACTTACCAGGACTGATACCTGTGTTCTCCATTTTAAAGAAAATAATGTTTGTTTTTACCTCATCCGTATTGATGGCCAGGCCCTTTATTGCCGCAATTCCTTCAGCCAGGGTTTTGGCATTCTGGTGGTCTTCGCCTAAACGATGAACCTGTTCTTTTAAAGAAATCAGCCCGGCTGCTGCAAGATGACCGGCCTGGCGCATGCCTCCCCCCGCCATTTTCCTGAGCTTTCTTGAACAGTCGATGAAATCGTGGTTCCCAGCCATAAGTGAACCCACAGGAGCCGACAATCCTTTGGACAAACAAACCACTACAGAATCTACATGGCAGGTGAGGTCCTTAACATCAATACCCAGCGCAACAGCAGCGTTGAATAACCGAGCCCCATCCAGATGAACATTTAATGCGGTTTGTTCAGCCAGTAGTTTGGCCTCCCTCATGTAATCTCCGGAAAGAGGTGAACCGTTACAATAATTATGGGTGTTTTCGAGGCAGAGAAGCCGGGTTGGAGGGTAGTGCAAGTCAGGCGCACGGACAGATTGCCGAATTAAGTCCAGAGGCAAA contains:
- a CDS encoding DNA-directed RNA polymerase subunit omega — translated: MQEILELEKKALDVVKSRYLLCILVSQRIHQLEKGAQPVIEGDDIEIDSPKRYYQLALREIYEGNMDLEQISN
- the ltaE gene encoding low-specificity L-threonine aldolase, translated to MPSIDLRSDTVTQPTDAMREAMAKANVGDDVLDEDPTVHELQDLAADMLGKEAALFVPSGTMGNLISVLAHCGRGDEILLGDRSHIFLNEVGGVAAFGGVHPRTLPNESDGTLPLDLIRQSVRAPDLHYPPTRLLCLENTHNYCNGSPLSGDYMREAKLLAEQTALNVHLDGARLFNAAVALGIDVKDLTCHVDSVVVCLSKGLSAPVGSLMAGNHDFIDCSRKLRKMAGGGMRQAGHLAAAGLISLKEQVHRLGEDHQNAKTLAEGIAAIKGLAINTDEVKTNIIFFKMENTGISPGKFVGLLKENGILILEIEPFVFRAVTHRQITPELISRALDVMQRVLKTNK